The following are encoded together in the Pseudodesulfovibrio indicus genome:
- a CDS encoding pyridoxamine 5'-phosphate oxidase family protein translates to MSKENLRLIDDLICTEEFCVLCTADGSQPHSSLMHFFADHAAMKFYFLSRRTTKKNRNIHANPHVSILIDRRKEGVALSIEGVYSPIRRGQTSEAIVRLYLLKHPELAELAADPDTELIRVEGRSATLSVGVDEDFHVKLKKS, encoded by the coding sequence ATGAGCAAGGAAAACCTGCGTCTAATCGACGATCTCATCTGCACCGAGGAATTCTGCGTGCTCTGCACCGCGGACGGCTCCCAGCCCCACAGCTCCCTGATGCACTTCTTCGCGGACCACGCGGCCATGAAATTCTATTTCCTGTCCCGCCGGACCACGAAAAAGAACAGGAACATCCACGCCAATCCGCACGTCTCCATCCTGATCGACCGCAGGAAGGAGGGGGTGGCCCTGTCCATCGAGGGCGTGTATTCCCCCATCCGGCGCGGCCAGACTTCCGAGGCCATTGTCCGCCTCTACCTGTTGAAGCACCCGGAGCTGGCCGAACTGGCCGCAGACCCGGACACCGAGCTGATCCGGGTGGAGGGCCGCAGCGCAACGCTTTCCGTGGGCGTGGACGAAGATTTCCACGTCAAACTGAAAAAATCCTGA
- a CDS encoding glycerate kinase type-2 family protein: protein MTAYAERKANLLRIVEGALRAVAPDPALRSAVKREDNILAVGGREYDLDRYDRVILLGAGKGSAAMAATMEDLLGDRLSHGLVATKYGHGLPLARTEVIESGHPVPDEAGERAAAALLERGADAGERDLVLFLLSGGASALVPSPIHGVSLADKQEATRRLLECGAPIGEINAIRKHLSRFKGGHLAETLAPATVLTLIISDVVGDRLDVIGSGPTAPDDSTFADCQAILDRYELCHRMPESVVRAVAEGCAGRASETRKAGDPCFSRVRNVIVAGNGMAVDGAAMAARKLGYTPVVVDAAMEGEARDQAARLIRLAGEYTLGAGCAPPPVCLLAGGETTVTIRGAGKGGRNQEWALAAALEMDALGTARERLAAMSLGTDGTDGPTDAAGAMAFPDTASGERSEEAGRALADNDAYTFFTRTGTLLKTGPTRTNVMDVAAVLVDPA from the coding sequence ATGACCGCATACGCCGAAAGAAAAGCCAACCTGCTGCGCATCGTCGAGGGCGCGCTCCGTGCCGTGGCCCCGGACCCGGCCCTGAGAAGCGCCGTGAAACGTGAGGACAACATCCTGGCCGTGGGCGGGCGGGAATACGACCTGGACCGCTACGACCGGGTCATCCTGCTCGGCGCGGGCAAGGGGTCGGCGGCCATGGCCGCGACCATGGAGGACCTCCTGGGCGACCGGCTGTCCCACGGGCTGGTGGCCACCAAGTACGGCCACGGCCTCCCCCTCGCCAGGACCGAAGTCATCGAGTCCGGCCACCCCGTGCCCGACGAGGCGGGCGAGCGCGCCGCAGCCGCATTGCTTGAACGCGGTGCCGACGCCGGAGAACGGGACCTGGTCCTCTTCCTGCTGTCCGGCGGGGCAAGCGCCCTGGTCCCTTCACCGATCCACGGGGTCTCCCTGGCCGACAAGCAGGAGGCCACGCGCAGGCTGCTCGAATGCGGCGCGCCCATCGGCGAGATCAACGCCATCCGCAAGCACCTCTCTCGGTTCAAGGGCGGACATCTGGCCGAGACCTTGGCCCCGGCCACGGTGCTGACCCTGATCATCTCCGACGTGGTCGGCGACCGGCTCGACGTCATCGGGTCCGGTCCCACCGCGCCCGACGACTCCACCTTCGCGGACTGCCAGGCCATCCTGGACCGCTACGAGCTCTGCCACCGCATGCCCGAGTCCGTGGTCCGGGCCGTGGCCGAAGGCTGCGCCGGACGCGCGTCCGAGACGCGCAAGGCGGGCGACCCGTGCTTCAGCCGGGTGCGCAACGTCATTGTCGCGGGCAACGGCATGGCCGTGGACGGCGCGGCCATGGCGGCCCGCAAGCTGGGCTACACCCCGGTGGTGGTGGACGCGGCCATGGAGGGCGAGGCCAGGGACCAGGCCGCCCGGCTCATCCGGCTGGCCGGGGAGTACACCCTGGGCGCTGGATGCGCGCCGCCCCCCGTCTGCCTCCTGGCCGGAGGCGAGACCACGGTGACCATCAGGGGTGCGGGCAAGGGCGGACGGAACCAGGAATGGGCCCTGGCCGCCGCGCTGGAGATGGACGCGCTGGGAACCGCGCGCGAGCGGCTGGCGGCCATGAGCCTGGGCACGGACGGCACGGACGGCCCCACGGACGCGGCCGGGGCCATGGCCTTCCCGGACACGGCCTCGGGCGAACGGTCCGAGGAGGCCGGACGCGCCCTGGCGGACAACGACGCTTACACCTTCTTCACCCGCACCGGAACCCTGCTCAAGACCGGCCCCACGCGGACCAACGTCATGGACGTTGCCGCCGTGCTGGTGGACCCGGCCTGA
- a CDS encoding M14/M99 family metallopeptidase codes for MSFLPKRTPSIIFWLLSLGLLLCASQARAGSWEYAFFQGTQYPLRVVFLEGEQPGPTVMVQGGIQGDEAAGYITAQLLSQAKVMRGNVIVLPRANVPSINLRKRQINVDMNRRFDQNYNRFYEDRVARVIRFLLARSDAFIHLHEGSGFYNPTYVDNLRNPMRYGQSIIVDTLAYGNLDLARTVNPVLAELNTKIGLTDYQFKLFNTKTFDQGTSYPEMRKSLTCYALAEHGIPAMAVEVSKSITQIDWKVRQQLTATIMLLHRLGVEVTPPEFSDEDVLVYSRKGVSVSVNGRTLGRDRVISLAPGSTLAVKPLSLGPREFSPELALFASDRPGVNLINARRMALEPFSELELRVDGREVAKAMVQWTGKLPVAPQDGSAVFVCWLNGNPVFVRDGDTLHAVVGDQLILEGVWGSDLKEVVNLKGFVAIPWANNGQDLGWEIILDPGNFMSKYALDSDHEGATRFRVVRETPGAPTASFAVDIMERTVHALLLRDAHGQDLLIPWASGGSYRLPEGEYVFENVWSNGPGNKIVATAGDVPLSEGGSFRVDYERPLKLTVRQATTFGDMGTMTFSPSGLASRE; via the coding sequence ATGTCATTTTTGCCGAAACGTACCCCTTCTATCATATTCTGGCTTCTTAGCCTCGGTCTGCTCCTCTGCGCTTCCCAGGCCCGCGCCGGGTCGTGGGAGTACGCCTTTTTCCAGGGTACGCAGTATCCCCTGCGCGTGGTCTTTCTCGAAGGCGAGCAACCCGGCCCTACGGTCATGGTCCAGGGCGGCATCCAGGGCGACGAGGCCGCCGGGTACATCACCGCCCAGCTCCTGAGCCAGGCCAAGGTCATGCGCGGCAACGTCATCGTCCTGCCCCGCGCCAACGTGCCCTCCATCAACCTGCGCAAGCGCCAGATCAACGTGGACATGAACCGGCGGTTCGACCAGAACTACAACCGGTTCTACGAGGACCGCGTGGCCCGCGTTATCCGCTTCCTCCTGGCCCGCAGCGACGCCTTCATCCACCTGCACGAGGGCAGCGGGTTCTACAACCCGACCTACGTGGACAACCTGCGCAACCCCATGCGCTACGGCCAGTCCATCATCGTGGACACCCTGGCCTACGGCAACCTCGACCTGGCCCGGACCGTCAACCCGGTGCTGGCCGAGCTGAACACCAAGATCGGGCTCACGGACTACCAGTTCAAGCTCTTCAACACCAAGACCTTCGACCAGGGGACCAGCTATCCGGAGATGCGCAAGTCGCTGACCTGCTACGCCCTGGCCGAGCACGGCATCCCGGCCATGGCCGTGGAGGTCTCCAAGTCCATCACCCAGATCGACTGGAAGGTCCGCCAGCAGCTCACGGCCACTATCATGCTCCTGCACCGCCTCGGCGTGGAGGTCACCCCGCCGGAGTTCTCGGACGAGGACGTCCTGGTCTACTCCCGCAAGGGGGTCAGCGTCAGCGTCAACGGCCGCACCCTGGGCCGGGACCGGGTCATCAGCCTGGCCCCCGGCTCGACCCTGGCGGTGAAGCCCCTGTCCCTGGGGCCGCGTGAATTTTCCCCGGAGCTGGCCCTGTTCGCCTCGGACCGTCCGGGCGTGAACCTGATCAACGCCCGGCGCATGGCCCTGGAGCCGTTCTCCGAGCTGGAGCTGCGCGTTGACGGGCGCGAGGTCGCCAAGGCCATGGTCCAGTGGACCGGCAAGCTCCCGGTGGCGCCCCAGGACGGCAGCGCGGTCTTCGTCTGCTGGCTCAACGGCAACCCGGTCTTCGTGCGCGACGGCGACACCCTGCACGCGGTGGTGGGCGACCAGCTCATCCTGGAAGGGGTGTGGGGCAGCGACCTCAAGGAGGTGGTCAACCTCAAGGGGTTCGTGGCCATCCCCTGGGCCAACAACGGCCAGGACCTGGGCTGGGAAATCATCCTCGATCCCGGCAACTTCATGTCCAAATACGCCCTGGACTCCGACCACGAGGGAGCCACGCGGTTCCGGGTGGTCCGGGAGACCCCGGGCGCGCCGACCGCTTCCTTTGCCGTGGACATCATGGAGCGCACGGTCCACGCCCTGCTGTTGCGCGACGCCCACGGGCAGGACCTGCTCATCCCCTGGGCCTCCGGCGGCAGCTACCGGCTACCCGAGGGCGAGTACGTGTTCGAGAACGTCTGGTCCAACGGCCCGGGCAACAAGATCGTGGCCACTGCCGGGGACGTCCCCCTGTCCGAGGGCGGCTCCTTCCGCGTGGACTACGAGCGCCCCCTGAAACTGACCGTGCGCCAGGCCACCACCTTCGGCGACATGGGCACCATGACCTTCTCTCCCAGCGGGTTGGCCAGCCGAGAATAA
- a CDS encoding phosphoadenosine phosphosulfate reductase family protein — protein sequence MDTLDRKIERAEGLLASLLDRDPGSVRAAWTGGKDSTVVLFIWKALLDHAGAGPVKAVNLDTGCKFPEVLAFRDRLAVEWGVDLHIARPLVSLDGYPLAADPLACCRELKVAPLKRALRETGTTRLLTGIRRDEHPDRAAREALEPRTDPDHTLVNPILDWTETDVWAFHDRFGLPHCSLYDLGYRSLGCRPCTALPGQGGGERSGRSGDKEKILGSLTSLGYF from the coding sequence ATGGATACCCTGGACAGAAAAATCGAACGCGCCGAAGGGCTGCTCGCGTCCCTGCTGGACCGCGACCCCGGTTCGGTGCGCGCGGCTTGGACCGGGGGCAAGGATTCCACCGTGGTCCTGTTCATCTGGAAGGCGCTGCTGGACCACGCGGGCGCGGGGCCGGTCAAGGCCGTCAACCTGGACACCGGGTGCAAGTTCCCGGAGGTCCTGGCCTTCCGCGACCGGCTGGCCGTGGAGTGGGGCGTTGACCTGCACATCGCCCGGCCGCTGGTCTCCCTGGACGGCTATCCCCTGGCCGCAGACCCCCTGGCGTGCTGCCGCGAGCTCAAGGTAGCCCCCCTGAAGCGGGCGCTCCGCGAGACCGGGACCACCCGGCTGCTGACCGGCATCCGGCGCGACGAGCACCCGGACCGGGCGGCCCGCGAGGCGCTGGAGCCGCGGACCGACCCCGATCACACCCTGGTCAACCCCATCCTCGACTGGACCGAGACCGACGTCTGGGCCTTCCACGACCGGTTCGGCCTGCCCCATTGTTCCCTCTACGACCTCGGCTACCGGTCGCTGGGCTGCCGTCCGTGCACCGCACTTCCGGGCCAGGGCGGGGGAGAACGGTCGGGCCGCTCCGGGGACAAGGAAAAAATTCTCGGTTCGCTCACTTCCCTGGGCTATTTTTAG
- a CDS encoding NADH-quinone oxidoreductase subunit L produces the protein MSNLLLLLILLPAAAAGVCYFVRSSAVRNLTVLATGAILTLASLGLLSHGVFEPIEVGSILGIGSDFLVTVLDFALLGVIFFYGIKHKSILIQAFTAAQAVLLAWFEIVMVKHEAVPALAGDQLSLIMVLVISIIGSLICIFAIPYMKEHEEHLHLKKSRQPRFFFFLVLFLGAMNGLVLSNNVLWMYFFFEVTTLCSFMLIGHDATEIATRNSVRALWMNAMGGLAFVLGMMLVYMEAGTLNIAAILTSGNQTALMLTGLGFLCLAGFTKAAQVPFQSWLLGAMVAPTPVSALLHSSTMVKAGVFVVLRFAPAYAGSFLSTGVAVCGAFTFIACSALGVGQSNGKKILAYSTVANLGLIICCAGINTPLALTAAVMLILFHAISKSLLFLCVGTIEQAIGSRDIEDMRGLYARLPRTALITIIGILTMMLPPFGVLLGKWMAIEASADSNIFIVVMLAMGSALMVVFLARWAGSMMATREEGGRCESQPTLTRLPLLILCLGAVVLSIASPWIYNSLLAPWLGSAPFMVGFGSLESAHGTFVVVPLFLVLGLGLLYAVKAGSGYRKVKVMPPYLGGANSSVDGTYVGPMNGDVPFAAGNMYLGELFAEGKLTPVFNALAVALIVLMLGGAL, from the coding sequence ATGTCGAATCTGTTACTGCTTCTCATCCTGCTGCCGGCGGCAGCGGCGGGGGTCTGCTATTTCGTCCGGTCGTCGGCCGTTCGGAATCTGACCGTGCTCGCCACCGGAGCCATCCTGACGCTCGCGTCGCTGGGATTGCTCTCGCACGGGGTGTTCGAGCCGATCGAGGTCGGCTCGATTCTGGGGATCGGCAGCGACTTCCTGGTTACCGTCCTGGATTTCGCGCTGCTGGGTGTCATCTTTTTTTATGGTATCAAACACAAGAGCATTCTGATTCAGGCCTTCACCGCGGCGCAGGCCGTGCTGCTCGCCTGGTTCGAGATCGTCATGGTCAAGCACGAAGCCGTCCCCGCCCTGGCGGGCGACCAGCTCTCGCTGATCATGGTCCTGGTGATCTCCATCATCGGTTCGCTGATCTGCATCTTCGCCATTCCGTACATGAAGGAACACGAAGAGCATCTCCACCTGAAGAAGTCCCGCCAGCCGCGATTCTTCTTCTTCCTGGTGCTCTTCCTGGGCGCCATGAACGGACTGGTCCTGTCCAACAACGTGCTGTGGATGTACTTCTTCTTTGAGGTCACCACCCTGTGCTCCTTCATGCTCATCGGCCACGACGCCACCGAGATCGCCACCAGGAACTCGGTCCGCGCCCTGTGGATGAACGCCATGGGCGGCCTCGCCTTCGTGCTCGGCATGATGCTGGTCTACATGGAAGCGGGCACCCTGAACATCGCCGCCATCCTGACCTCCGGCAACCAGACCGCCCTGATGCTCACCGGCCTCGGCTTCCTGTGCCTGGCCGGGTTCACCAAGGCCGCCCAGGTCCCGTTCCAGTCCTGGCTGCTCGGCGCCATGGTTGCGCCGACCCCGGTCTCCGCGCTGCTGCACTCCTCGACCATGGTCAAGGCGGGCGTCTTCGTGGTCCTGCGGTTCGCCCCGGCCTATGCCGGGTCCTTCCTGTCCACCGGCGTGGCCGTCTGCGGCGCGTTCACCTTCATCGCCTGTTCCGCCCTCGGCGTGGGGCAGTCCAACGGCAAGAAGATCCTGGCCTACTCCACGGTGGCCAACCTCGGCCTGATCATCTGCTGCGCGGGCATCAACACCCCGCTGGCCCTGACCGCCGCGGTCATGCTGATCCTCTTCCACGCCATCTCCAAGTCGCTGCTCTTCCTGTGCGTGGGCACCATCGAGCAGGCCATCGGCTCCCGCGACATCGAGGACATGCGCGGCCTGTACGCCAGGCTCCCGCGCACGGCGCTGATCACCATCATCGGCATCCTGACCATGATGCTGCCGCCGTTCGGCGTGCTGCTCGGCAAGTGGATGGCCATCGAGGCCTCCGCCGACTCCAACATCTTCATCGTCGTCATGCTGGCCATGGGCTCCGCCCTGATGGTCGTCTTCCTGGCCCGCTGGGCCGGTTCCATGATGGCCACCCGCGAAGAGGGCGGCCGCTGTGAATCCCAGCCGACCCTGACCCGCCTGCCCCTGCTGATCCTCTGTCTGGGCGCGGTGGTCCTGTCCATCGCCTCCCCCTGGATCTACAACTCCCTGCTGGCCCCCTGGCTCGGGTCCGCCCCGTTCATGGTCGGCTTCGGCTCCCTGGAGTCCGCCCACGGCACGTTCGTGGTGGTGCCCCTGTTCCTGGTGCTCGGATTGGGCCTGCTCTATGCGGTCAAGGCCGGTTCCGGCTACCGCAAGGTGAAGGTCATGCCTCCCTACCTGGGCGGCGCCAACTCCTCCGTTGACGGCACCTACGTCGGCCCCATGAACGGCGATGTTCCCTTCGCCGCGGGCAACATGTATCTGGGCGAGCTGTTCGCCGAAGGCAAACTCACGCCTGTCTTCAACGCACTGGCGGTCGCGCTGATCGTCCTCATGCTGGGAGGGGCGCTGTAA
- a CDS encoding phosphatase PAP2 family protein, with amino-acid sequence MRTVLTRTLWAALATALLVVVCYLFVDRPVAEAALALRDTAWHRGANLLSQAADSVFFAFWVAAGLVLGGADALRNGPTPRSRAILFVCLSTACAMAVGEALKELCGRARPPLLFTKGVYGFFPFAGDYMHASFPSGHTLRIFSSMTALGLVLPRLRVPALALAVIVGASRVPALKHYPSDVLAGAFVGVVAAVWCYALLRPTQPR; translated from the coding sequence ATGCGCACCGTCCTGACCCGAACCCTGTGGGCCGCCCTGGCCACGGCCCTGCTCGTGGTCGTCTGCTACCTGTTCGTGGACCGCCCCGTGGCCGAGGCGGCCCTCGCCCTGCGGGACACGGCCTGGCACCGGGGCGCGAACCTCCTGTCCCAGGCCGCCGACAGCGTCTTCTTCGCCTTCTGGGTGGCCGCCGGGCTGGTCCTGGGCGGCGCGGACGCGCTGCGCAACGGGCCGACCCCGCGCTCCCGCGCGATCCTGTTCGTCTGCCTGTCCACGGCCTGCGCCATGGCCGTGGGCGAGGCCCTCAAGGAGCTGTGCGGCAGAGCCAGGCCGCCCCTGCTCTTCACCAAGGGGGTCTACGGTTTCTTCCCCTTTGCCGGGGACTACATGCACGCCTCCTTTCCCTCGGGCCACACCCTGCGCATCTTTTCGTCCATGACCGCCCTGGGCCTGGTCCTGCCCCGGCTGCGCGTCCCGGCCCTGGCCCTGGCTGTGATCGTGGGCGCAAGCCGCGTCCCGGCCCTGAAACACTATCCCTCGGACGTGCTCGCGGGGGCCTTTGTGGGCGTGGTCGCCGCCGTCTGGTGCTACGCCCTGCTCCGCCCGACCCAACCGCGCTAG
- a CDS encoding 2-hydroxyacid dehydrogenase: MERHRIFITRQIPEEGIEMLRRVADVEVNPVDAPMDRAELLARIADCHGVVGLLTDRIDAEFFDAAPVLKGYANYAVGFDNIDVAEATRRGLPVSNTPGVLTNATAECAWALLFAAARRVVESDGVMRSGQWTGWGPLQFIGGDVSGKTLGIVGAGRIGTAMALMGRGFNMKVLYTSSSGRRNAVLESELNARLVDFDTLLAESDFISIHTPLTPATRHLFDAASFSRMKPTAYIVNTARGPVIKEDDLVAALKAGTIAGAGLDVYENEPSMAPGLAELDNVVVLPHVGSATRSSRTDMATLAARNLIAMLEGRRPETCLNPEIYD; the protein is encoded by the coding sequence ATGGAACGACACAGGATATTCATCACCCGTCAGATTCCCGAGGAAGGAATCGAAATGCTGCGCCGGGTCGCGGACGTGGAGGTCAACCCCGTGGACGCGCCCATGGACCGCGCCGAGCTGCTCGCGCGCATCGCCGACTGCCACGGTGTCGTCGGGCTGCTGACCGACAGGATCGACGCCGAGTTCTTCGACGCGGCCCCGGTGCTCAAGGGGTACGCCAACTACGCCGTGGGCTTCGACAACATCGACGTGGCCGAGGCCACCCGGCGCGGGCTGCCTGTCTCCAACACCCCCGGCGTGCTGACCAACGCCACCGCCGAGTGCGCCTGGGCCCTGCTCTTCGCCGCGGCCCGGCGCGTGGTCGAGTCCGACGGGGTCATGCGCTCCGGGCAGTGGACCGGCTGGGGGCCCCTGCAGTTCATCGGCGGCGACGTGTCCGGCAAGACGCTGGGCATCGTGGGCGCGGGACGCATCGGCACGGCCATGGCGCTCATGGGGCGCGGCTTCAACATGAAGGTCCTGTACACCAGCTCCAGCGGGCGCAGGAACGCGGTCCTGGAGTCCGAGCTGAACGCGCGCCTGGTTGACTTCGACACCCTGCTGGCCGAATCCGACTTCATCTCGATCCACACCCCGCTGACCCCGGCCACCCGCCACCTGTTCGACGCCGCGTCGTTCTCGCGCATGAAGCCCACCGCCTACATCGTGAACACCGCGCGCGGGCCGGTCATCAAGGAGGACGACCTGGTGGCCGCCCTCAAGGCCGGGACCATCGCCGGGGCCGGGCTGGACGTCTACGAGAACGAACCGTCCATGGCCCCGGGACTGGCCGAGCTGGACAACGTGGTGGTCCTGCCCCACGTCGGCTCCGCCACCCGCTCCTCGCGCACGGACATGGCCACCCTGGCCGCCCGTAACCTGATCGCCATGCTCGAAGGACGCAGGCCCGAGACCTGCCTCAACCCCGAAATCTACGACTAA
- the pyrE gene encoding orotate phosphoribosyltransferase, producing MTELKSRLARLLLKLSYKEGDFTLTSGKKSDYYFDCKQTALHAEGGYLIGRLFVEMLKDYDVQGVGGMTLGADPLVSAVTVVSYLEGCPLPGFIIRKQSKGHGTNQYLEGLANFSEGDKVVLLEDVCTTGGTLITAAERVRDAGLVIVGVLAVLDREEGGRERLKEAGMELNAIFTRQELLTAGK from the coding sequence ATGACGGAACTGAAATCCAGGCTGGCACGGCTGCTGCTCAAGCTCTCCTACAAGGAGGGCGACTTCACCCTGACGTCGGGCAAGAAGAGCGACTACTATTTCGACTGCAAGCAGACCGCGCTGCACGCCGAGGGCGGGTATCTCATCGGCAGGCTCTTCGTCGAGATGCTCAAGGACTACGATGTCCAGGGCGTGGGCGGCATGACTCTGGGCGCGGACCCGCTGGTGTCCGCCGTGACCGTTGTTTCCTACCTGGAAGGGTGCCCCCTGCCCGGATTCATCATCCGCAAGCAGTCCAAGGGGCACGGCACCAACCAGTACCTGGAAGGGCTGGCCAACTTCAGCGAGGGCGACAAGGTCGTGCTGCTGGAGGACGTGTGCACCACGGGCGGCACCCTGATCACCGCGGCCGAACGCGTCCGCGACGCGGGCCTTGTGATCGTCGGCGTGCTGGCCGTTCTGGACCGCGAGGAAGGCGGCCGGGAACGACTCAAGGAGGCGGGGATGGAGTTGAACGCCATCTTTACCCGCCAGGAACTGTTGACTGCGGGGAAGTAG
- a CDS encoding L,D-transpeptidase family protein, with product MRFAIIVLTLLMSAGAALAGGWTPVLSSHAFGPERIIAVDKASQELILLERKSPLHEIRRFPCTTGQSEGDKAVEGDMRTPEGVYFVGNRINRTLDWDLYGNIAYSLNYPNPVDRIKGKTGSGIWLHGRGKTFVPRDTLGCVALKVPDMQDVALEAAYGTPVVIADDVDWTPEPGESEVTALTLANELEAWARDWSAMDEHFFGYYDPALLELSEGLDFDGFAEHKRNIFASQPWIQVMVGNVRAVPGPGYWVTWFDQYYRTPGLASTTGKRFYWMQDAGGAWRIAGREYVPASEDMEGKYLAEKSVQAREVVERWRDAWLSSDVDTYRNFYAQDAEQGDRRGASRIADYKKALWEKTPPVKLEVEGLKVALHPKGLKVAFAQVFADASGYSDEGYKTLVLVPSGDSWKIDSEQWRRMR from the coding sequence ATGCGTTTTGCAATCATCGTCCTGACATTGCTCATGTCCGCGGGTGCGGCCCTTGCCGGGGGCTGGACTCCGGTGCTCTCTTCGCACGCCTTCGGGCCGGAGCGGATCATCGCCGTGGACAAGGCGTCGCAGGAATTGATCCTGCTGGAGCGCAAGTCCCCGCTGCACGAGATCCGGCGGTTCCCCTGCACCACCGGCCAGTCCGAGGGCGACAAGGCGGTGGAAGGGGACATGCGCACCCCCGAGGGCGTCTACTTCGTGGGCAACCGCATCAACCGCACCCTGGACTGGGACCTCTACGGCAACATCGCCTATTCCCTGAATTATCCCAACCCCGTTGACCGCATCAAGGGCAAGACCGGGTCCGGCATCTGGCTGCACGGCCGGGGCAAGACCTTCGTCCCGCGCGACACCCTCGGGTGCGTGGCCCTCAAGGTCCCGGACATGCAGGACGTGGCCCTGGAAGCGGCCTACGGCACCCCGGTGGTCATCGCCGACGACGTGGACTGGACCCCGGAACCGGGCGAGAGCGAGGTCACGGCCCTGACCCTGGCCAACGAGCTGGAGGCCTGGGCCCGCGACTGGTCCGCCATGGACGAGCATTTCTTCGGCTACTACGATCCCGCCCTGCTGGAGCTCTCCGAGGGGCTGGACTTCGACGGGTTCGCCGAGCACAAGCGGAACATCTTCGCCTCCCAGCCCTGGATTCAGGTCATGGTGGGCAACGTGCGGGCCGTCCCCGGCCCCGGTTACTGGGTGACCTGGTTCGACCAGTACTACCGCACCCCCGGCCTGGCCTCGACCACGGGCAAGCGGTTCTACTGGATGCAGGACGCGGGCGGCGCGTGGCGCATTGCCGGGCGCGAGTACGTCCCGGCCTCCGAGGACATGGAAGGGAAGTACCTGGCCGAGAAGTCGGTCCAGGCCCGCGAGGTGGTCGAGCGCTGGCGCGACGCCTGGCTTTCCTCGGACGTGGACACCTACCGGAATTTCTACGCGCAGGACGCCGAGCAGGGCGACCGGCGCGGCGCAAGTCGCATCGCCGATTACAAAAAGGCGTTGTGGGAAAAGACGCCTCCTGTTAAGTTGGAGGTTGAAGGTTTGAAAGTCGCTTTGCATCCCAAGGGGCTCAAGGTGGCCTTTGCCCAGGTGTTCGCCGACGCGAGCGGATACAGCGACGAGGGATACAAGACCCTGGTCCTCGTGCCTTCCGGTGATTCCTGGAAAATCGACAGTGAGCAGTGGAGACGGATGAGATGA